Proteins encoded by one window of Musa acuminata AAA Group cultivar baxijiao chromosome BXJ2-9, Cavendish_Baxijiao_AAA, whole genome shotgun sequence:
- the LOC135622840 gene encoding myb family transcription factor EFM-like, which yields MAGIGLELRLCASRTVGGFVKQAAAVVETTDRGVAKLEESVRSLEEERRKIDAFKRELPLCMLLLTDVIEGLKKELERCRGQKLANAFEEFIPIRRKCEEEAGVKLEADYEDKKNWMSSAQLWSVNSSENNDEDDKSITDERNGRPDCDAEKESLNLESKNRSAGGAFVQFKGISALAMKPKEEVKPLPDLSLRSPAVKSNSCPVSAVTEHQAGGGSGSKGVGRAPPAMTGAHLSLQVLQQAPRKARRCWSPELHRRFVLALQQLGGVRVATPKQIRELMKVDGLTNDEVKSHLQKYRLHSRKLPNASASFSRPPMVLGGLWVPPENHTVSPQQSDSQSGSPQSSLRLVGCDGTISAAAGDSCEEEGKSESCNGR from the exons ATGGCGGGGATCGGTCTGGAACTGAGGCTCTGCGCCTCGAGAACCGTCGGCGGCTTCGTCAAGCAGGCGGCGGCCGTTGTCGAGACCACCGACCGCGGAGTGGCGAAGTTGGAGGAGTCCGTCAGGAGcttggaggaggagaggagaaagaTCGATGCTTTCAAGCGCGAGCTCCCTCTCTGCATGCTCCTCCTCACGGACG TGATCGAAGGGTTGAAGAAGGAGCTTGAGCGCTGCCGGGGCCAGAAGTTGGCGAATGCCTTCGAAGAATTCATACCCATTAGGAGAAAGTGCGAAGAGGAGGCTGGGGTGAAGCTGGAAGCGGATTACGAGGACAAGAAGAATTGGATGAGTTCTGCTCAGCTGTGGAGCGTTAATTCTAGCGAAAACAACGATGAGGATGACAAGAGCATCACGGACGAG AGAAATGGAAGACCGGATTGCGATGCGGAGAAGGAAAGCTTGAACTTAGAATCCAAGAATCGGAGTGCCGGGGGCGCATTCGTGCAGTTTAAGGGCATATCAGCCCtcgcgatgaaaccaaaggaagagGTAAAGCCACTGCCTGATCTCTCCCTGCGGTCACCTGCGGTCAAGAGCAACTCTTGCCCTGTTTCTGCCGTCACCGAGCACCAGGCTGGTGGTGGCTCGGGCTCTAAAGGCGTTGGTAGAGCGCCGCCGGCGATGACCGGTGCCCACCTTAGCTTGCAGGTGCTGCAGCAGGCACCGAGGAAAGCGAGGAGGTGCTGGTCGCCAGAGCTGCACCGCCGGTTTGTCCTCGCTCTCCAGCAGCTGGGTGGTGTTCGAG TGGCTACTCCAAAGCAGATCAGAGAACTGATGAAGGTGGATGGTCTTACCAATGATGAAGTCAAAAGCCATCTGCAG AAATATCGGTTGCACTCTCGAAAGTTGCCGAATGCTTCAGCTTCTTTTAGTCGACCTCCTATGGTTTTAGGAGGCTTGTGGGTTCCTCCAGAGAACCATACAGTTTCACCACAACAGAGTGATTCCCAGTCTGGCTCTCCTCAGAGTTCTCTTCGATTAGTGGGTTGCGACGGCACAATCTCTGCCGCTGCTGGGGATAGCTGTGAGGAAGAAGGGAAGTCGGAGAGCTGCAACGGGAGATGA
- the LOC103997344 gene encoding dof zinc finger protein DOF4.7-like: MIQELLGGVMEERKNSYPGGLLIDPSSSSPTSPVSSKSRSSSSPSLSSITADQQQQKNLRCPRCDSTNTKFCYYNNYNLTQPRHFCKTCRRYWTKGGALRNVPIGGGCRKTRAVVAIAAPGICAKSAGATKTRPASPDLVLRSGLVGGLENELSSTLWPSPHPSHLISLLRSSSLQNPNTILHSTPSLHLNSAIIDEDKTLLGSHTVADPGSTPNSHSPSLEALSQLALGASPWRNSNNYSSSYHHHHHHHQQSQPQNDDMLLGVTPSSEIQDLHQKFKSSANYHNEQLQTVMSSVGSFGSSCSSTASLMTMAGTLTNATAPIMDHIPLSAGEFGNWNPGLAWSDLPTLNGAFH, from the coding sequence ATGATCCAAGAATTGTTGGGAGGGGTGATGGAGGAAAGGAAGAACTCTTATCCAGGAGGCCTTCTGATTGATCCCTCGTCCTCTTCTCCCACCTCTCCCGTATCTTCCAAGTCGCGGTCCTCATCGTCGCCGTCTCTGTCATCGATCACCGCAgaccagcagcagcagaagaaccTGCGGTGCCCGCGTTGTGActccaccaacaccaagttctgctactacaacaactacaaccTGACCCAGCCACGCCACTTCTGCAAGACCTGCCGCCGGTACTGGACCAAGGGTGGCGCCCTCCGCAACGTCCCCATCGGCGGTGGGTGCCGCAAGACCAGGGCGGTGGTTGCCATTGCCGCTCCCGGGATTTGTGCCAAGTCTGCAGGCGCCACCAAGACGAGGCCGGCGTCGCCCGACCTCGTCCTCAGGTCGGGTCTAGTCGGTGGACTGGAGAACGAGTTGTCGTCGACCCTGTGGCCTTCGCCACATCCTTCCCACCTCATCTCCCTCCTGAGGTCCAGCAGTCTCCAAAACCCTAACACCATCCTTCATTCTACGCCCAGCCTTCATCTTAACTCTGCTATAATTGACGAAGATAAGACTCTGCTTGGTTCACACACGGTGGCCGATCCAGGAAGCACGCCGAATTCACACAGCCCAAGCTTGGAAGCCCTGAGTCAGCTTGCTTTAGGTGCTTCACCATGGAGGAACAGCAACAACTACTCTAGCtcataccaccaccaccaccaccatcaccagcAGTCACAGCCACAAAATGATGACATGCTGTTGGGTGTCACTCCAAGCTCAGAGATCCAAGACCTGCACCAAAAGTTCAAGTCCTCGGCTAATTACCATAACGAGCAGCTGCAGACGGTAATGAGCAGCGTCGGTAGCTTTGGTTCTTCTTGTTCCTCCACAGCTTCGTTGATGACCATGGCTGGTACACTTACTAATGCTACGGCTCCTATCATGGATCACATCCCACTCTCTGCTGGTGAATTTGGCAACTGGAATCCGGGCTTGGCATGGTCTGATCTACCCACTCTTAACGGTGCATTCCACTAG
- the LOC103997507 gene encoding protein JINGUBANG-like: MRDRKVSTGSPPRGSKLFDLFFHTDTMIQSEDELPTDSGSIALSTTASPGYYSDRNPTSTGASPYFLSPWNPVAVSPLAKSPWAYLPLLSDEAADPSATGLVGSLVREEGHVYSLASAGDILYTGSDSRNIRVWKGRRELSGFKSSSGLVKAIVVAGDRIFTGHQDGKIRIWKTSSKNPAVHRRVGTLPRLKDLLKSSINPSNYVEVRRHRNVVWLRHFDAVSCLSLDEEAGILYSGSWDKTVKVWRISDSKCLESIKAHDDAVNAVATGFGGLLFTGSADGTAKVWRREAAGKGGATRHVLVQMLLRQESAVTSVAMSEAAGVVYCGSSDGTVNYWRWQGWWRQLEHGGKLRGHRMAVLCLAAAGRLVVSGSADKTLCVWRREATGGDGWDHTKLAVLAGHQGPIKCLAVEEEDDSQGGAVIAAPGGPRYVVYSGSLDKSVKVWRVLEREATAGATPVRGLAEAEAPDGKLGRSPLRAGGGGAGAPTSDGAASSTRAAA, from the coding sequence ATGAGAGATCGGAAGGTAAGCACGGGAAGCCCGCCGCGCGGTTCCAAACTGTTCGATCTCTTCTTCCACACCGACACCATGATCCAGTCCGAGGACGAGCTCCCCACCGACAGCGGCAGCATTGCCCTCTCCACCACCGCTAGCCCTGGCTATTACTCCGATCGCAATCCGACCAGCACCGGGGCTTCCCCTTATTTTCTGTCTCCCTGGAACCCCGTGGCTGTCTCGCCCCTCGCCAAGTCCCCCTGGGCTTACCTCCCCCTCCTCTCCGACGAGGCCGCCGACCCCTCCGCTACTGGTCTGGTCGGGTCGCTCGTTCGCGAGGAGGGGCACGTCTACTCCCTCGCTTCCGCCGGGGACATCCTCTACACCGGCTCCGACAGCAGGAACATCCGCGTCTGGAAGGGCCGCCGCGAGTTGTCCGGGTTCAAGTCCAGCAGCGGCCTCGTCAAGGCTATCGTCGTCGCCGGAGACAGGATCTTCACCGGCCACCAGGACGGCAAGATTCGCATCTGGAAGACCTCCTCGAAGAATCCGGCCGTCCACAGGCGAGTGGGGACGCTCCCTAGGCTCAAGGACTTGCTGAAGAGCTCCATCAACCCGTCCAACTATGTCGAGGTGCGACGTCACCGCAACGTCGTGTGGCTTCGGCATTTCGATGCGGTTTCTTGTCTCAGCCTCGACGAAGAAGCCGGGATACTGTACTCCGGATCTTGGGATAAGACGGTGAAGGTGTGGAGGATATCGGACTCCAAGTGTCTCGAATCCATCAAGGCGCACGACGACGCTGTCAACGCGGTGGCGACCGGGTTCGGCGGGTTGCTGTTCACGGGATCGGCGGACGGGACGGCGAAGGTGTGGCGGAGGGAAGCGGCGGGGAAAGGAGGCGCCACCAGGCACGTCCTAGTGCAGATGCTGCTGCGGCAGGAGAGCGCGGTTACGTCGGTGGCAATGTCGGAGGCGGCCGGAGTGGTGTACTGTGGTTCGTCGGACGGGACGGTGAACTACTGGCGCTGGCAAGGATGGTGGCGGCAGCTGGAGCACGGCGGGAAGCTCCGCGGGCACCGGATGGCGGTGCTGTGCCTCGCGGCGGCCGGGAGACTTGTGGTCAGCGGGTCCGCGGACAAGACCCTGTGCGTCTGGCGAAGGGAGGCGACGGGCGGCGACGGCTGGGACCACACGAAGCTGGCGGTGCTCGCGGGGCACCAGGGGCCCATCAAGTGTctggcggtggaggaggaggacgacagcCAGGGCGGGGCGGTCATCGCTGCTCCCGGGGGACCGCGGTACGTGGTGTACAGCGGGAGCCTGGACAAGTCGGTCAAGGTGTGGCGGGTGTTGGAGCGGGAGGCCACGGCGGGGGCGACGCCGGTGCGTGGACTGGCGGAGGCGGAGGCCCCCGACGGAAAGCTGGGACGGTCGCCTCTGCGTGCCGGGGGTGGCGGAGCCGGGGCGCCCACGAGCGATGGCGCGGCTTCGAGCACGCGGGCTGCCGCGTGA
- the LOC103997343 gene encoding uncharacterized protein LOC103997343: protein MEFTLEEGRNLSADCPLILLPGLSIGNVGQLAVDLLISSTGAKRVGFLDEPSLLPCAGNDAYGPEPEGVLALPLEAYESPPHALTLIQQRSPVIKGMMVEFAKNLADFVSSIGKKHVIILSSLDSGRMKKIVASSDMQVYYVSSTNNDGNDSDCERLGFKRLEEYDPTQRRWKYLNELAEGKTDHEDEPSFEDELVHDDYYPGLPFAALFSCCKAKGLKVTCLLCYCSEGDNIADSFQLADAACKLLRLTPDKLSGHVEGGWNIPLSWQSVYGPPPDMSLF from the exons atgGAGTTCACCCTCGAGGAAGGCCGAAACCTGTCCGCCGACTGCCCCTTGATTCTTCTG CCAGGGCTGTCGATCGGCAACGTCGGGCAGTTGGCGGTCGATCTCCTGATCTCGTCGACCGGGGCCAAAAGAGTTGGGTTTTTGGATGAGCCTTCCCTGCTCCCTTGCGCCGGAAATGATGCTTACGGTCCGGAGCCTGAGGGCGTCCTTGCGCTGCCCCTCGAGG CTTACGAATCTCCTCCACATGCGTTAACTCTTATCCAGCAAAGGTCTCCAGTTATCAAG GGAATGATGGTTGAGTTTGCAAAGAATTTGGCAGATTTTGTGTCAAGCATTGGAAAGAAACATGTTATTATTCTTTCAAGTCTAGATTCTGGTAGAATGAAAAAAATTGTCGCATCCAG TGATATGCAGGTTTACTATGTCTCAAGCACCAACAATGATGGAAACGATAGTGATTGTGAGAGGTTAGGATTTAAGAGGCTTGAGGAATATGATCCAACTCAGAGACGATGGAAATATCTTAATGAGCTAGCTGAAGGGAAAACTGATCACGAAGATGAGCCCAGTTTTGAAGATGAATTGGTTCATGATGACTATTATCCCGGCTTACCATTTGCTGCTCTGTTCTCTTGTTGCAAG GCTAAAGGTCTGAAAGTTACTtgtttgttatgctattgttccgAGGGGGACAACATTGCAGATTCCTTTCAATTGGCTGATGCAGCCTGCAAACTGTTGAGGCTGACCCCAGATAAGTTATCTG GGCATGTAGAGGGTGGGTGGAATATACCACTATCATGGCAATCAGTTTATGGGCCACCACCTGATATGTCACTTTTCTGA